In one Polaribacter sp. ALD11 genomic region, the following are encoded:
- the mreC gene encoding rod shape-determining protein MreC, whose protein sequence is MQQLIYFFQKFKYFLFFLLLQLIALTLTFNNLNFHKSKYVNSANALTGGMYNQISSISDYFNLKHTNTVLLEENVRLRNLLEQKIKIPFSLDSIVIDTVKYHQKYTFSNAKIINNNYSNAFNFLTINMGRNDGLDKEMAVINSKGIIGVTEHVSSNYTRVQSILNKNSGLNARLKNSRYYGTLKWNGLDYNIVQLADIPRQAPVKIGDTIETDGKSTIFPEGILIGTVIEVNNNNAVDNSINVKLFNDMSNIGPVYVIKNLHKEEIKSLEN, encoded by the coding sequence ATGCAACAACTTATTTACTTTTTTCAAAAGTTTAAGTATTTTTTATTCTTTTTGTTGTTGCAATTAATTGCTTTAACACTTACTTTTAATAATCTCAATTTTCATAAAAGTAAATACGTAAACTCTGCAAATGCTTTAACAGGGGGTATGTACAATCAGATTTCTAGTATTTCAGATTATTTTAACCTTAAACATACTAATACAGTACTTTTAGAAGAAAACGTACGTTTAAGAAATCTTTTAGAGCAAAAAATAAAGATTCCTTTTTCTTTGGATTCAATTGTTATTGACACCGTAAAATATCATCAAAAATATACATTTTCAAACGCGAAGATTATTAACAATAATTATTCTAACGCATTTAATTTCTTAACTATTAACATGGGAAGAAATGATGGTTTAGATAAAGAAATGGCAGTAATTAACTCTAAAGGAATTATTGGTGTTACAGAACATGTCTCTTCAAACTACACGAGAGTTCAATCTATTTTAAATAAAAATAGCGGATTAAACGCAAGATTAAAAAACAGTAGATATTATGGTACTCTAAAATGGAATGGCTTAGACTATAATATTGTTCAATTAGCTGATATTCCAAGACAAGCTCCAGTGAAGATTGGAGATACAATAGAGACTGATGGGAAATCTACTATTTTTCCGGAAGGCATTTTAATAGGAACCGTAATTGAAGTTAACAATAATAATGCTGTAGATAATTCAATTAATGTAAAGTTGTTTAACGATATGAGTAATATTGGGCCTGTTTACGTTATTAAAAATCTACATAAAGAAGAAATTAAATCTTTAGAAAATTAG
- the mrdA gene encoding penicillin-binding protein 2 gives MQKSFLLYFLITIVGVVFIGRLFQLQIIRGDNYDPIHNSAVKIDFDYPERGYIYDRNGVLLVANQLSYDVMIQPNQVKSLDTLEFCKLLKINKKSFLKRYNKANNYASYLPSVFLKQLAKEDFAFLQEKLHKYHGFFIQKRIIRKYPINAAANVLGYIGEVNEQLAKMDTYYEPGELIGKDGIEKQYEGFLRGSKGKKYFNRNNLNKVTGSFKNGEKDTLAENGKDLMLTLDIKLQEYAQKLMIGKRGGIVAIEPSSGEILALVTAPTYDPNMLVGRKRSKNSAILMDADNLEKPTYDRGLKASYPPGSPFKMMNALIGLQEGVITKDSSFKCYHGYKYGNRKGEFMKCHCGIVGRPVKLKIAIAKSCNTYFSNTYKRIVEKNNKPSEGVDNWANHVKSFGLGDYLGYDLPQGSPGLIPTGKYYDDAYRYRWNASTNISNAIGQGEVQTTPIQLANFTAAIANKGFFYTPHILKKVDKNPIKAPNFTEKKQTSIDKEHFDPVIEAMYEVYKTGTGRRNQVKGIDICGKTGTSENYAVVNGERIKLEDHSILVAFAPKDNPKIAIAIFVENGGYGSRIAAPITSLMIEKYLNGKISKATKYRETNMLNISLQSEYDKLIPKIEEIASGTE, from the coding sequence ATGCAAAAAAGTTTTTTACTTTACTTTTTAATCACAATAGTAGGTGTCGTTTTTATAGGTCGTCTATTCCAACTTCAAATAATTAGAGGAGATAACTATGATCCTATTCATAATTCTGCTGTAAAAATTGATTTCGATTACCCAGAAAGAGGGTATATTTATGATAGAAACGGAGTCTTATTGGTGGCAAATCAGCTTTCTTATGATGTTATGATTCAGCCAAATCAAGTAAAGTCTTTAGATACTTTAGAGTTTTGCAAGCTTTTAAAAATTAATAAAAAAAGTTTTTTAAAGAGATATAATAAAGCAAATAATTATGCATCTTACCTCCCCTCTGTTTTTTTGAAACAATTGGCAAAAGAAGATTTTGCTTTCCTTCAAGAAAAATTACATAAGTACCATGGGTTTTTTATTCAAAAAAGAATCATTAGAAAATATCCTATTAATGCTGCAGCAAATGTTTTAGGCTATATTGGTGAAGTAAATGAGCAACTTGCAAAGATGGATACCTATTATGAACCAGGAGAATTAATTGGTAAAGATGGTATAGAGAAACAATATGAAGGTTTCTTAAGAGGTAGTAAAGGAAAAAAGTATTTTAATCGTAACAATTTGAATAAAGTTACCGGTTCCTTTAAGAACGGAGAGAAAGATACCTTGGCAGAAAATGGTAAAGATTTAATGCTTACGCTAGATATTAAGCTTCAAGAATATGCGCAGAAATTAATGATTGGTAAAAGAGGAGGTATCGTCGCAATAGAACCTTCTTCGGGTGAAATTTTAGCTTTGGTCACTGCGCCAACATACGATCCTAATATGTTGGTAGGTAGAAAAAGATCTAAAAATTCAGCAATTTTAATGGATGCGGATAATTTAGAAAAACCTACTTATGACAGAGGATTAAAAGCTTCTTACCCTCCAGGTTCTCCTTTTAAAATGATGAATGCTTTAATTGGTTTACAAGAAGGTGTTATTACAAAAGATAGTTCATTTAAATGTTATCATGGTTATAAATATGGAAACAGAAAAGGTGAATTTATGAAATGTCATTGTGGTATTGTTGGCAGGCCTGTAAAATTAAAAATAGCTATTGCTAAATCTTGTAATACATATTTTTCTAATACATATAAAAGAATTGTAGAGAAAAATAACAAGCCATCTGAAGGTGTAGATAATTGGGCGAATCATGTAAAAAGTTTTGGCTTAGGAGACTATTTAGGATATGATTTACCTCAAGGAAGCCCCGGTTTAATTCCTACAGGAAAATATTATGATGATGCCTATAGATACAGGTGGAATGCTTCTACAAATATTTCGAATGCAATTGGACAAGGAGAAGTGCAAACAACACCAATTCAATTAGCTAATTTTACTGCTGCAATTGCAAATAAAGGTTTCTTTTACACTCCTCATATTTTAAAGAAAGTTGATAAGAATCCAATTAAAGCACCAAATTTTACAGAGAAAAAACAAACATCTATAGATAAAGAGCATTTTGATCCTGTAATAGAAGCAATGTACGAAGTTTATAAAACGGGTACCGGAAGACGGAATCAAGTCAAAGGAATAGATATTTGCGGTAAAACAGGGACTTCAGAAAATTATGCTGTAGTTAATGGAGAGCGAATAAAATTAGAAGATCATTCTATTCTAGTTGCATTTGCTCCAAAAGACAATCCTAAAATAGCTATTGCCATATTTGTTGAAAATGGTGGTTATGGTTCTAGAATTGCTGCACCAATAACAAGTTTAATGATAGAAAAATATCTAAATGGTAAAATTTCTAAAGCAACAAAATATAGAGAAACTAACATGTTGAATATTAGTTTACAATCTGAGTATGATAAACTAATACCAAAAATAGAAGAAAT